A single Marinitoga aeolica DNA region contains:
- a CDS encoding metal ABC transporter solute-binding protein, Zn/Mn family yields MRNFIVAFILILTISAFSLNIVTSIKPLELIARELAPNSNIYNIYDNYDTFLNLKVESKDFKNADLMIVLNNEIIINSNINKVILSEGVLFYPYKENPFIWSDPLYSVVIAYKIEKKLENIDPQNASEYRDNLLNFTQKIIELSDEFSKSIKNKKISIIDINNLFTHFYERYGIDYKIYNDKITITSDKVLVANYNYKNTTYNNLKNKKVLVDIFASKYNNIINFYKSIIDNLLN; encoded by the coding sequence GTGAGGAATTTTATAGTTGCTTTTATTTTAATTTTAACAATCTCTGCATTTTCTTTGAACATCGTTACATCCATCAAACCTTTAGAATTAATAGCAAGAGAATTAGCTCCAAACTCTAATATTTATAATATTTATGATAATTATGATACTTTTTTAAATTTAAAAGTAGAATCTAAGGATTTTAAAAATGCAGATTTAATGATAGTTCTAAATAACGAAATAATTATTAACAGCAATATAAATAAAGTTATTTTATCAGAAGGTGTATTATTTTATCCATATAAAGAAAATCCTTTTATTTGGTCAGATCCTTTATATTCAGTTGTTATAGCCTATAAAATAGAGAAAAAATTAGAAAATATTGATCCACAAAATGCTTCTGAATATAGAGATAATTTGTTAAACTTTACTCAGAAAATCATAGAATTATCGGATGAATTTTCTAAGTCTATTAAAAATAAAAAGATTAGCATAATTGATATAAATAATTTATTTACACATTTTTATGAAAGATATGGTATAGATTATAAGATATATAATGATAAAATAACCATTACCAGTGATAAAGTACTAGTCGCAAACTATAATTATAAGAACACTACATATAATAATTTAAAAAATAAAAAAGTCTTAGTAGATATTTTTGCTTCCAAATATAATAATATCATAAATTTTTATAAATCAATAATAGATAATTTACTAAACTAA
- a CDS encoding BaiN/RdsA family NAD(P)/FAD-dependent oxidoreductase, whose product MHYDVIIIGAGPAGLFCASKIEHKNILILEKKEKPGKKLLVSGGGKCNFTNNDDIKKFITHYGDKKNFVKRALYNYSNYDLLNDVNFEYIITEEGKVFPKSMKSKTVLNWLINKINNKNNVEIKYNTDITSIDKKEKFIVKTNVGIYTSDFLVIATGGKSYPMLGSNGDGYIYAKRFNHTIIKPRPALSPVIIKDYPFSDLSGISMDIILRKGKLIYKGTLLFTHKGFSGPIILNTSRFFENNDTIKVSFVTFENEEIFRKSFNDSLENNKNVLLFDVLKKYNLTKRFIAVMFKRLNLDRNKKCNSVSKEERNKVINYLYNQEFIIDKVGDFNIAMVTAGGVCTKEINSKTMESKLVENLYFIGEVLDVDGDTGGYNIQWAFSSAKAAADNISKK is encoded by the coding sequence ATGCATTATGATGTTATAATTATAGGTGCAGGTCCTGCTGGATTGTTTTGCGCTTCTAAAATCGAACACAAAAATATTTTAATCTTAGAAAAAAAAGAAAAACCTGGAAAAAAATTATTGGTTTCAGGTGGTGGAAAGTGTAATTTCACTAATAATGATGATATAAAAAAGTTTATTACTCATTATGGGGATAAAAAAAATTTTGTGAAAAGAGCCTTATATAATTATTCAAATTATGATTTATTAAATGATGTAAATTTCGAATATATAATTACCGAAGAGGGAAAAGTTTTTCCTAAAAGCATGAAATCAAAAACTGTTTTAAATTGGCTTATAAATAAGATTAATAATAAAAACAATGTTGAAATAAAATATAATACAGATATAACAAGTATAGATAAAAAAGAGAAATTTATTGTAAAAACTAACGTTGGTATATATACTTCTGACTTTTTAGTTATCGCCACCGGCGGAAAGTCATATCCCATGTTAGGCTCAAATGGTGATGGCTATATATATGCTAAAAGATTTAACCATACAATTATTAAACCAAGACCGGCATTATCTCCTGTTATTATTAAAGATTACCCTTTTTCAGATCTATCTGGAATTTCTATGGATATTATTTTAAGAAAAGGAAAATTGATATATAAGGGAACTCTTCTTTTCACACATAAGGGTTTTTCTGGGCCTATTATACTAAATACATCGAGATTTTTTGAAAATAATGATACAATCAAAGTTTCTTTTGTTACTTTTGAAAACGAAGAGATTTTTAGAAAAAGTTTCAATGATTCATTAGAAAATAATAAGAATGTATTATTATTTGATGTTTTAAAAAAATATAATCTAACTAAAAGATTTATAGCTGTTATGTTCAAACGTTTAAATCTTGATAGAAATAAAAAATGCAATAGTGTAAGCAAAGAAGAACGAAATAAAGTAATTAATTATTTGTACAATCAGGAATTTATTATAGATAAAGTTGGAGATTTCAATATCGCCATGGTTACTGCCGGAGGTGTTTGTACTAAAGAAATAAATTCAAAAACAATGGAATCCAAATTAGTTGAAAACCTATATTTTATTGGAGAAGTTTTAGACGTAGATGGAGATACTGGGGGATATAATATTCAATGGGCATTTTCATCTGCTAAAGCTGCAGCGGATAATATTTCAAAAAAATAA
- a CDS encoding metallophosphoesterase family protein, giving the protein MKILHTSDWHLGRRPVGGIGEYSKTRYEDYFNAAEYIVNKAIENNVDVFIISGDLFDRSSLLPDILFRTEKLLEKLKNNKIDVLLIEGNHDKIYTHDDSWIRYLENRDLVIIPKMGKINDEYIFEPHIKNDIYFYGVPYQGVIIDEVLIELSKKIDENNKNIIIVHTGIGGNFIPGCIKSEIIDLFKDKVIYIAGGHLHTFKYYPKENPYFFVPGCPEYWDLNEKDEKGYIIFDTEANTYKFFESKKRKVSNYSFDSNIIDEKINDLKVEKGEIIKLNIFVNSDNNIELENIEKLLLEKGALKVISNMNFNIQKNNIDDIRNLNKKDIEENVIKSWKNIYSLKSDKTVEFLEILKNKIYENSQDIFDSFDHFLDVIIEGENNED; this is encoded by the coding sequence TTGAAAATACTACACACATCAGATTGGCATTTAGGAAGACGTCCAGTTGGTGGGATAGGTGAATATTCGAAAACTAGATACGAAGATTATTTTAATGCTGCTGAATATATAGTAAATAAAGCGATTGAAAATAATGTTGATGTATTTATTATTTCTGGTGATTTATTTGATAGGAGTTCATTGTTACCGGATATATTATTTAGAACAGAAAAGTTATTAGAAAAACTAAAAAATAATAAAATAGATGTGTTATTAATAGAAGGCAATCATGATAAGATATATACTCATGATGATTCATGGATAAGATATTTAGAAAATCGTGATTTAGTTATTATTCCAAAAATGGGAAAAATTAATGATGAATATATTTTTGAACCTCATATAAAAAATGATATCTATTTTTATGGTGTGCCATATCAAGGTGTAATTATTGATGAAGTGTTAATAGAATTATCCAAAAAGATAGACGAAAATAATAAAAATATCATTATTGTACATACAGGCATTGGAGGGAATTTTATTCCAGGTTGTATAAAAAGTGAAATAATAGATCTCTTTAAAGATAAAGTTATATATATAGCTGGTGGTCATCTTCATACTTTCAAATATTATCCAAAAGAGAATCCATATTTTTTTGTTCCAGGGTGCCCAGAATATTGGGATTTAAATGAAAAAGATGAAAAAGGCTATATTATTTTTGATACAGAAGCTAATACATATAAATTCTTCGAATCAAAGAAAAGAAAAGTTTCTAATTATTCATTTGATTCAAATATTATTGATGAAAAAATAAACGATTTAAAAGTAGAAAAAGGAGAAATTATAAAATTAAATATATTTGTTAATTCAGATAATAATATAGAATTAGAAAATATAGAAAAACTTCTATTGGAAAAAGGTGCTTTAAAAGTAATTAGCAATATGAATTTTAATATTCAAAAAAACAATATTGATGATATTAGAAATCTTAATAAGAAAGATATTGAAGAAAATGTAATTAAATCTTGGAAAAATATCTATTCACTTAAGAGTGATAAAACTGTAGAGTTTTTAGAAATATTAAAAAATAAAATATATGAAAACTCTCAAGATATATTTGATTCATTTGATCATTTTTTAGATGTAATTATAGAAGGTGAAAACAATGAAGATTAA
- a CDS encoding metallophosphoesterase, with protein sequence MKKIFVVFLVLLLAISIFPQLMLKKVTTNSLSELPYFSKAKKDDYLLKNNKIAIIIGSENRNDEYAGKIIEAYTNDFKRNLLDNYKIYTQNKLLIPKKIEIRKNNESIEFKVINDDIYPFSISTVYKLKENDDYIEILNIIKNISSKDSKMLLKDIVSFNELFPKIIKTNENGKKLLLQEDFISYSFIPKNNLKIFRSMFTNNFSALIYRPFKINANDEIVFSRYFYISKDIEEVRKQIYNSNNMISGKILTKLNHQENIPIVLYDDNNTPISLNYTDKNGNFSFVNVKDGYYAALELEGFKEEKIPLTSNKQNLINATPLKSVNNFIWPLYLTDHTTSSVIFNWKTEIPATAKIDIYDGNKKIKSIFVNIPLSLQHVPITDLTPGKEYNYKLYINDYYLSTNAMISGHFKTKSLSEENLKFAIYGDTRTYHEWHKYVADTLAKDNPEFVINSGDLVEKGDWLDDWNSFFNEISNLAKNSIYYPLLGNHERNNSYYYQAFYLPKGSGDYNKRWYYFDYGKIRFIFLDSNAVGTQQLEKSQLKWLENILKNSSDKTVLVFYHHPFWNNCKGYNYGMESHLEELWRPLFEKYGVKAVFNGHVHSYERHEKNGIIYVITGGGGAPLEIEHREKLEPTTVKINYGTLHYVLAEVKNNRIIFTVKAVAKIKNKNNDRDLEKISEIIDTFEIPLK encoded by the coding sequence ATGAAGAAAATATTTGTGGTATTTTTAGTTTTATTATTAGCTATTAGCATCTTTCCTCAATTGATGTTAAAAAAGGTAACAACTAATTCTTTATCTGAATTACCATATTTTTCGAAAGCAAAAAAAGATGATTATCTATTAAAAAATAATAAAATAGCTATTATAATAGGTTCTGAAAATAGAAATGATGAATATGCAGGAAAAATAATTGAAGCCTATACTAATGATTTTAAAAGAAATTTGTTAGATAATTATAAAATTTATACCCAAAATAAATTACTTATCCCGAAGAAAATAGAAATTAGAAAAAATAATGAATCAATTGAATTTAAAGTAATTAATGATGACATATATCCATTTTCTATATCTACTGTTTATAAACTTAAAGAGAATGATGATTATATTGAGATCTTAAACATCATTAAAAATATTTCTTCAAAAGATTCGAAAATGCTTTTAAAAGATATTGTATCATTTAATGAATTATTCCCAAAGATAATTAAAACAAATGAAAATGGTAAAAAGCTATTATTACAAGAAGATTTTATTTCATATTCTTTTATTCCTAAAAATAATTTAAAAATTTTCAGATCAATGTTTACCAATAATTTTAGCGCTTTAATATATAGGCCATTCAAAATAAACGCAAATGATGAAATAGTTTTTTCTCGATATTTTTATATTTCAAAGGATATAGAAGAGGTTAGAAAACAAATATATAACTCAAATAATATGATTTCGGGGAAAATATTGACTAAATTAAATCATCAAGAAAATATTCCTATTGTTTTGTATGATGACAATAATACACCTATTTCTTTAAACTATACAGATAAAAATGGGAATTTTTCATTTGTAAATGTCAAAGATGGATATTATGCCGCTTTAGAATTAGAAGGATTTAAGGAAGAAAAAATCCCTTTAACCTCAAATAAACAAAATTTGATTAATGCTACTCCATTAAAATCTGTAAATAATTTTATTTGGCCATTATATTTAACAGATCATACTACATCTTCAGTTATTTTTAATTGGAAAACTGAAATTCCAGCAACTGCTAAAATAGATATATATGATGGAAATAAAAAAATAAAATCTATTTTTGTCAATATTCCTTTATCACTTCAGCATGTTCCAATAACAGATCTAACTCCGGGAAAAGAGTATAATTATAAATTATATATAAATGACTATTATTTAAGTACCAATGCAATGATTTCTGGACATTTCAAAACCAAAAGTTTGAGTGAAGAAAACCTAAAATTTGCTATTTATGGAGATACCAGAACATATCATGAATGGCATAAATATGTTGCTGATACCCTGGCAAAAGATAATCCAGAATTTGTAATTAATAGTGGCGATTTAGTAGAAAAAGGAGATTGGTTAGATGATTGGAATTCATTCTTTAACGAAATATCTAATTTAGCTAAAAATTCTATTTATTATCCATTATTAGGAAATCATGAAAGAAATAACTCTTATTATTATCAAGCTTTTTATTTACCAAAAGGAAGTGGTGATTACAATAAAAGATGGTATTACTTTGATTATGGAAAAATAAGATTTATTTTCCTTGATTCTAATGCTGTAGGTACTCAACAATTGGAAAAATCTCAGTTAAAATGGTTAGAAAACATTTTAAAAAACTCTTCGGATAAGACAGTTTTAGTATTTTACCATCATCCATTTTGGAATAATTGTAAAGGTTATAACTACGGAATGGAAAGTCACTTAGAAGAATTGTGGAGACCGCTCTTTGAAAAATATGGTGTAAAAGCAGTTTTTAATGGCCACGTCCATTCATATGAGAGACATGAGAAAAATGGAATAATTTACGTTATCACAGGTGGTGGCGGGGCACCATTGGAAATTGAACATAGAGAAAAATTAGAACCCACAACGGTAAAAATAAATTATGGAACATTACATTATGTATTAGCAGAAGTGAAAAATAATAGAATTATTTTCACAGTAAAAGCTGTTGCAAAAATTAAAAATAAGAATAATGATAGAGACCTTGAAAAAATCAGTGAAATAATAGACACTTTTGAAATTCCATTAAAATAA
- a CDS encoding ATP-binding protein: MRYIEQWGTGIRRIMELCRLNGLKEPDFYDDGRYFKIVIYKTIENKKIFNNAISNNNAGIVPEGAGKMPEKLEMDKKIYDYLIGNEKITRKEVEILLNIKERRARDILKMYVDKGYLKKIGKGKNTYYILNANM; encoded by the coding sequence ATTAGATATATTGAACAGTGGGGAACTGGAATTAGAAGAATTATGGAATTATGTAGATTAAATGGATTAAAGGAACCAGATTTTTATGATGATGGAAGATATTTCAAAATTGTTATATATAAAACAATAGAAAATAAAAAGATATTTAATAATGCTATTTCTAATAATAATGCCGGAATAGTGCCGGAAGGTGCCGGAAAAATGCCGGAAAAATTAGAAATGGATAAAAAAATCTATGACTATTTAATTGGAAATGAAAAAATAACCAGAAAAGAAGTTGAAATCCTTTTAAATATTAAGGAAAGAAGAGCAAGAGATATTTTGAAGATGTATGTTGATAAAGGTTATTTGAAAAAAATTGGAAAAGGTAAAAATACTTATTATATACTTAACGCTAACATGTGA
- a CDS encoding thymidine kinase translates to MSGKFILIVGPMYSGKTSELISFVEIYTLGKKKIKVFKPVIDDRYSSEYVVSHTGTKVNAIPIKESKEMYNYLDFDEKAVFVDEVQFFDTGLKDVILDLIKKGINVYCSGLDLTYKNNPFETTILLSAYADEIIKKKAVCHECGEYSGTISFKIVGNGSEIDVGGFEKYIAVCRDCYEKLNNEKRKINSEN, encoded by the coding sequence ATGTCAGGGAAATTCATTTTAATTGTGGGACCTATGTATTCAGGTAAAACCTCAGAACTTATTTCATTTGTAGAAATTTATACATTGGGTAAGAAAAAAATAAAAGTATTTAAACCTGTTATAGATGACAGATATTCTTCAGAGTATGTTGTATCACATACAGGAACAAAGGTGAATGCAATACCAATAAAAGAATCAAAAGAAATGTATAATTATCTTGATTTTGATGAAAAAGCGGTGTTTGTAGATGAAGTTCAATTTTTTGATACAGGTTTAAAAGATGTAATTCTTGATTTAATTAAAAAAGGTATTAATGTATACTGTTCAGGTCTAGATTTAACGTATAAAAATAATCCATTTGAAACAACAATATTATTATCTGCATATGCAGATGAAATAATAAAGAAAAAAGCTGTATGCCATGAATGTGGTGAATACAGTGGAACAATATCCTTTAAAATAGTTGGGAATGGTTCTGAAATAGATGTAGGTGGTTTTGAAAAATACATTGCAGTTTGTAGAGATTGTTATGAAAAATTAAATAATGAAAAAAGAAAAATAAATTCTGAGAATTAA
- a CDS encoding AAA family ATPase, giving the protein MKINKIKLKNYRNHKDTTIEFESGINLLLGKNGAGKSSIFEALGIALFDVEPRDNNLKNAVTKEEKTATITVEFTGNDFVDYIVERKIGSQSRHILKELNGTVISERKTNVLEKIGELAGINGKNTKDIFKNVISAYQNDLVNIFNLTPSLRNELFNKIFDTEIYKKIYDSLLNVENEYNKRILADNEKINLLSEQLKNYINLEENIDYFKNEISYMEKEKSSLESKKEKIENERKIVQKNIEELKIIKSELKTENEKLEILTKNKEKLEKEILESQSAKEILMKSEKGYNEYIKREFELNELYLTERNLRLKEKQLKKIQDDISSNINKQKVLEVEIKNISEKIEEMGKTLNELKEENLQLNDILDKKNIELSKVLSKEKEIINEINKFEKDYEIYRDIKRTLMDIENQLIEEKNLKKIIEDNNIDLENVQKSLEEINEKIYEKKELESKLSELNINLENLKKSKEQLQDGMCPILNEKCMNLEEKGGSTNYFDLNILKIQKDIDKINNKIISLGDLDKIKVKLEKEINEKKVKIETAKNKLTEIEKKKIMKEELLLRKNAIEKIYNNLSEKKDELDIDKNKIISLKSTIENEIKNIKNQIKKNKENISNIEKIINENTKLKELNLSKKESINKELENLYLKEKEFSNVLSEIDNIEKIISEKEKIKNSLKKEYEKYIKNKEIAGKLEKLQLELEKIEKEILTIQNNIIYLNEKLKNYEDIEILSIKLKNIEGEINNIYNEINKNSSKLSELKNELKNLKIQLNEKKEKEKQKNKLELNLKILEKKLKLVKDFRENIKSMGTNVSSNFTEIISSIATENYRKMTGKNETIKWESKNNYRVILKDSIKGEREFSILSGGEQVSVAISLRTALARFLSKANFYILDEPTVNLDDERKNMLAENLKNMLDEIGQAFIVTHDGTFSEMAENVIEL; this is encoded by the coding sequence ATGAAGATTAATAAAATAAAATTAAAAAATTATAGAAATCATAAGGATACAACTATTGAATTTGAATCTGGTATTAATTTGTTATTAGGAAAAAATGGAGCTGGAAAAAGTTCGATTTTTGAAGCGTTAGGTATAGCTCTTTTTGATGTTGAACCCAGGGATAATAATTTAAAAAATGCAGTAACTAAGGAAGAAAAAACAGCTACTATAACTGTTGAATTTACAGGGAATGATTTTGTTGATTATATAGTAGAAAGAAAAATAGGCAGTCAAAGCAGACATATTTTAAAAGAATTGAATGGAACGGTTATTTCTGAAAGAAAAACTAATGTTTTAGAAAAAATAGGTGAATTAGCTGGTATAAACGGAAAAAATACTAAGGATATTTTTAAAAATGTTATTAGTGCATATCAAAATGACTTGGTAAATATATTCAATTTGACGCCATCATTAAGAAATGAATTATTTAATAAGATTTTTGATACAGAAATATATAAAAAAATATATGATTCTCTCTTAAATGTTGAAAATGAGTATAATAAAAGAATATTAGCTGATAATGAAAAAATAAATTTATTATCTGAACAATTAAAAAATTACATTAATCTCGAAGAAAATATAGATTATTTTAAAAATGAAATTTCTTATATGGAAAAAGAGAAATCATCTCTTGAAAGTAAAAAAGAAAAGATAGAAAATGAAAGAAAAATAGTACAAAAAAATATTGAAGAATTGAAAATAATAAAAAGTGAATTGAAAACAGAAAATGAAAAGTTAGAAATATTGACTAAAAATAAAGAAAAGCTGGAAAAAGAAATATTAGAATCTCAGAGTGCTAAGGAAATATTAATGAAATCAGAAAAAGGATATAATGAGTATATAAAAAGGGAATTTGAATTAAATGAATTGTACCTAACTGAAAGAAATTTGAGATTAAAAGAAAAACAACTAAAAAAAATACAGGATGATATTTCTTCTAATATTAATAAACAAAAAGTTTTAGAGGTTGAAATAAAAAATATATCAGAAAAAATTGAAGAAATGGGGAAAACATTAAATGAATTAAAAGAAGAAAATTTGCAACTAAATGATATATTAGATAAAAAAAATATTGAGTTGAGTAAAGTACTATCAAAAGAAAAAGAGATAATTAATGAAATAAATAAATTTGAAAAAGATTATGAAATATATAGAGATATAAAAAGAACTTTAATGGATATAGAAAATCAACTTATAGAAGAAAAAAATTTAAAGAAGATTATAGAAGATAACAATATAGATTTGGAAAATGTTCAAAAATCTTTAGAGGAAATAAATGAAAAAATATATGAAAAGAAGGAGTTAGAATCTAAATTAAGTGAGCTAAATATAAATCTGGAAAATTTAAAAAAGTCAAAAGAACAACTTCAAGATGGTATGTGTCCTATTTTAAATGAAAAATGTATGAATTTAGAAGAAAAAGGAGGAAGCACCAATTACTTTGATTTAAATATTTTGAAAATACAAAAAGATATTGATAAAATAAATAATAAAATTATTTCTTTGGGAGATTTAGATAAAATAAAAGTAAAATTAGAAAAAGAAATAAATGAAAAAAAGGTAAAAATTGAAACTGCTAAAAATAAATTAACAGAAATTGAAAAGAAAAAAATTATGAAAGAAGAGTTGTTGTTAAGGAAAAATGCTATTGAAAAAATATATAATAATCTTTCAGAAAAGAAAGATGAACTCGATATTGATAAAAATAAAATAATCTCATTAAAAAGTACTATTGAAAATGAAATAAAAAATATAAAAAATCAAATAAAAAAGAATAAAGAAAATATAAGTAATATAGAAAAAATCATTAATGAAAATACTAAATTAAAAGAATTAAATTTATCTAAAAAAGAAAGCATAAATAAAGAATTGGAAAATTTGTATTTAAAAGAAAAGGAATTTTCTAATGTATTATCAGAAATTGATAATATCGAGAAAATAATTAGTGAAAAAGAAAAAATAAAAAATTCTCTAAAAAAAGAATATGAAAAATATATAAAAAATAAAGAGATAGCTGGAAAATTAGAGAAACTACAGTTGGAATTAGAAAAAATAGAAAAAGAGATTTTAACCATTCAAAATAATATTATATATCTAAATGAAAAATTAAAAAATTATGAGGACATAGAAATTTTATCAATAAAACTAAAGAATATAGAAGGTGAAATAAATAATATTTATAATGAAATAAATAAAAACTCTTCTAAACTTAGTGAATTAAAAAATGAATTGAAAAACCTTAAAATTCAATTAAATGAAAAAAAAGAAAAAGAAAAGCAAAAGAATAAACTAGAATTAAACCTAAAAATACTTGAGAAAAAATTGAAACTCGTTAAAGATTTTAGAGAAAATATAAAATCAATGGGAACAAATGTTAGTTCAAATTTTACTGAAATTATTTCATCAATAGCTACAGAAAATTATAGAAAAATGACAGGGAAAAATGAAACTATTAAATGGGAATCTAAGAATAATTATCGAGTGATTTTAAAAGATTCAATAAAAGGAGAAAGAGAATTTTCTATATTATCTGGTGGAGAGCAGGTTAGTGTAGCAATTTCATTAAGAACGGCATTAGCAAGATTCTTATCAAAAGCAAATTTCTATATTTTAGATGAGCCAACAGTAAATCTTGATGATGAAAGAAAAAATATGCTTGCAGAGAATCTTAAAAATATGTTGGATGAAATAGGACAGGCATTTATTGTTACTCATGATGGAACATTTTCTGAAATGGCGGAAAATGTTATAGAATTATAA
- a CDS encoding ComEC/Rec2 family competence protein codes for MPFFVNLFFSSIVLILILKAKMMTTAIIFMAVVFFLFKYTIKTRFFFIFFLTIMFFNTLNVHHIPPNLEVGILGTIIDKTNNFYVVKSENYYDVSWKKAKEKLYFSYNKYTTDPFEIGNKVYIIGKKDNGKFEIEHMSNSHKKSIYSLRNFFKERIYKNFPYQNKEILFSVIFGGLRGKTAEIFKNSGLLHLFAVSGFHVYIIYLALYFLYSKTTLYINYRRILTVLFLFFYLAATGFSDSATRATFLLSAMEINKIFGFNIDSKNLLGIIGVTNLLYNPTVIFSAGFLMSYFAALSILLIIEYNKNPFIISLAAFLAILPWNILFFKGFSLLSPVMSIVFVPIVYSLIIISFIFLIIPLPQFITGIIDYYISIIKNILQYINNYILYINLNENIKIIFYIISILLLIIFHYVMYKKYRIKEEF; via the coding sequence ATGCCATTTTTTGTAAATTTATTTTTTAGTTCAATAGTTTTAATCCTTATTTTAAAAGCAAAAATGATGACTACAGCCATAATTTTTATGGCTGTAGTCTTTTTTCTTTTCAAATACACTATAAAAACAAGATTTTTTTTCATATTTTTTCTAACAATAATGTTTTTTAATACTTTAAATGTCCATCATATACCTCCAAATTTAGAAGTTGGTATATTAGGCACAATTATAGATAAAACAAATAATTTTTATGTGGTAAAATCAGAAAATTATTATGATGTTTCATGGAAAAAGGCAAAAGAAAAATTATATTTTTCATATAATAAATATACGACAGACCCATTTGAAATAGGAAACAAGGTTTATATAATAGGTAAAAAAGATAATGGAAAGTTTGAAATAGAGCATATGTCTAATTCACACAAAAAATCAATATATTCATTAAGGAATTTTTTTAAAGAAAGAATATATAAAAATTTTCCATATCAAAATAAAGAAATATTATTTTCTGTTATTTTTGGTGGTTTGAGGGGGAAAACTGCAGAGATATTTAAAAATTCAGGATTATTACATTTATTTGCAGTATCTGGGTTTCACGTATACATTATATATTTAGCTTTATATTTTCTATATTCGAAAACAACATTGTATATAAATTATAGAAGAATATTAACCGTATTATTTCTATTTTTTTATTTAGCTGCAACAGGTTTTTCAGATTCAGCAACAAGAGCAACATTCTTACTTTCCGCTATGGAAATTAATAAAATTTTTGGATTTAATATAGATTCAAAAAATTTATTAGGTATAATAGGTGTAACAAATTTATTGTATAATCCTACTGTTATTTTTTCAGCTGGGTTTTTAATGAGTTATTTTGCAGCATTATCTATATTATTAATAATAGAGTACAATAAAAACCCTTTCATTATATCTTTAGCAGCTTTTTTAGCGATTTTACCATGGAATATCCTATTTTTTAAAGGATTTTCTTTATTAAGTCCTGTAATGAGCATTGTTTTTGTTCCAATAGTATATTCTTTAATAATAATTTCTTTTATTTTTTTGATTATACCACTACCGCAATTTATAACTGGAATTATAGATTATTATATATCTATTATAAAAAATATTTTACAATACATAAATAATTATATATTATATATAAATCTAAATGAGAATATAAAGATAATTTTTTATATTATATCTATACTATTATTAATAATTTTTCATTATGTTATGTATAAAAAATATAGGATCAAGGAGGAATTTTAA